The proteins below are encoded in one region of Halalkalicoccus jeotgali B3:
- a CDS encoding NAD(P)-dependent alcohol dehydrogenase: protein MDAARLHDYTEEMGEALSIDEVERPEPTRSDHVVIEVEGAGWCQTDNHIIEGMWTDYVEQDLPMTLGHENAGEVVEIGEEVTTVEVGDKVICHPHVTCGECRACRLGEDMHCENASFPGLNVDGGFAEYLLTSERAAIKLDSVDPVEIAPHADAGITAYHAVKKATPNLFPGSYTVVIGIGGLGHIGLQAVEAMSASTTIAVDVKDEALSLADRLGADHTINSADEDVAEAIAGITDGAGAEQVLDFVGADQTTALAPEIVAPGGDHHIIGYGGHIHEPAQALVNGEFSFVGNIVGKYTELQELVSLVEQGEMHLETTQYPIEEINDVAAALEEGEIEGRAVIVP from the coding sequence ATGGACGCCGCGAGACTCCACGACTACACCGAGGAGATGGGCGAGGCGCTCTCGATCGACGAGGTAGAGCGGCCCGAGCCGACCCGCTCGGATCACGTCGTGATCGAGGTCGAGGGGGCCGGGTGGTGCCAGACGGACAACCACATTATCGAGGGGATGTGGACCGACTACGTCGAACAGGACCTGCCGATGACGCTCGGCCACGAGAACGCCGGGGAAGTAGTGGAGATCGGCGAGGAGGTGACGACCGTGGAGGTCGGCGATAAGGTGATCTGTCATCCCCACGTGACCTGCGGGGAGTGTCGGGCCTGTCGGCTCGGCGAGGACATGCACTGCGAGAACGCCTCGTTTCCCGGCCTGAACGTCGACGGCGGGTTCGCGGAGTACCTGCTGACCTCCGAACGCGCGGCGATCAAACTCGATTCGGTCGATCCCGTCGAGATCGCGCCCCACGCCGACGCCGGGATCACCGCGTATCACGCGGTCAAGAAGGCGACCCCGAACCTGTTTCCGGGGAGCTACACGGTCGTGATCGGGATCGGCGGGCTGGGCCACATCGGTCTCCAAGCGGTGGAGGCGATGAGTGCGAGCACGACCATCGCCGTCGACGTCAAAGACGAGGCCCTCTCGCTTGCGGATCGGCTCGGGGCGGACCACACGATCAACTCCGCCGACGAGGACGTCGCCGAGGCGATTGCGGGGATCACCGACGGCGCGGGCGCAGAGCAGGTGCTCGACTTCGTCGGCGCGGATCAGACCACGGCGCTGGCCCCTGAGATCGTCGCACCGGGGGGCGATCACCACATCATCGGCTACGGCGGACACATCCATGAACCCGCCCAGGCACTGGTCAACGGGGAGTTCTCCTTCGTCGGGAACATCGTCGGGAAGTACACCGAGCTCCAGGAGCTCGTCTCGCTGGTCGAGCAGGGGGAGATGC